The genomic interval TCGAGCGAGTCACCGTCGAGCCGGAGATGCTCGGCCACTACCTCGGTGAGTTCCAGCTCACCCGCACCGATGTCGAACACGGGCAGGCCGGGATCGGGGCGACACGCTCCTCGAAGTTCGTACCGCTCAAGTAATCATGGGAATCAGCTACTCAGTCGACGCCGACCCGGACACCACCGCGAAAGCAATGCTCCGGGAGCGGCAGATGAGCCACAAGCACAGCAAGGCCATCGCCCGGGAGATCAAGGGCAAGACGGCCGGCGAGGCTGTCGAGTACCTCGAAGCAGTCATCGAGGGCGACCAGCCCGTCCCGTTCAAACAGCACAACTCGGGCGTCGGCCACAAGTCGAAGGTCGACGGCTGGGACGCCGGTCGCTTCCCGCAGAAGGCAAGCGACGCGTTCCTCGACCTGCTCGAAAACGCCGTCGGCAACGCCGACCACCAGGGCTTCGACGGCGAGTCGATGCGGATCATGCACGTTGCCGCCCACAAGGTCGGCGAACAGCAGGGCCGCAAACCCCGCGCGATGGGGCGTGCGAGCGCCTGGAACACGCCACAGGTCGATGTCGAACTCGTCTTAGAGGAGGTCGAAGAATAATGGCCGACGAACAGCAGTTCATCGAGGACGGCCTCCAGCGGACCCAGATCGACGAGTTCTTCTCGGAGGAGCTGGGCCGTGCCGGCTACGGCGGCATGGATGTCGCCAAGACGCCGATGGGGACCCAGATCGTCCTCAAAGCCGAGAAGCCGGGTATGGTCATCGGCAAGGGCGGGAAGAACATCCGGAAGATCACGACCGAACTCGAAGATCGGTTCAACCTCGACGACCCGCAGATCGACGTGCAGGAAGTCGAGGAGCCGGACCTCAACGCCCGCATCGTCGCGGACCGACTCGCCAACGCGCTCGAACGCGGCTGGTACTTCCGGAAGGCCGGTCACACCACGATCGACCGGATCATGGAAGCGGGCGCGCTGGGTGCCGAGATCGTCCTCTCGGGGAAGGTCACGGGCGCCCGCTCGCGCGTGGAGAAGTTCAACCGCGGCTACGTCAAGCACAACGGCGAACCCGCAGAGGAGATCGTCGACTCCGGCGTCGGCGTCGCGGTGATGAAGCTGGGCACCATCGGTGTCCGGGTCAAGATCATCCCGCCGAACGCCCAGCTCCCCGACGACTTCGAGATCTACGAGGATGTCGAGGTCGAGGACTACGTCGCCGAGACCGAGGGCGAGTCCGTCGAGGAACTCCTCGAAGGCGAGCCCGAGGACGCCGACGAGGCCGAGACCACCGAGGTCGGCCACGACGAACCCGACGAGGCCGGTGACGACGCTGAGGAAGTCGTCGAGGAGGAGATTGTCGAAGAAGATGTCGATGTCCCCACCGACGACGATGTCGAGGACATCGATGTCGACGAACTCGACGCCGCCGTCGACGAGGAACTCGACGAGGAGACCGAGGCGGAAGCCGAGGAACTGATGGACGAGATGGACGAGGAGGCTGACGACGAATGACCGTCCTGCACGTCACCGAGATCCGCGACATGACTCCCGCCGAGCGGGAGTCAGAGCTCGATGACCTCAAGACGGAACTGCTGAACTCCCGGGCCGTCCAGGCCGCGGGTGGCGCGCCGGACAACCCGGGGCGCATCAAGGAACTGAAGAAGGCCATCGCGCGCATCAAGACGGTGCAGCGCGAAGAAGGCGACCTTCAGGAGAGCGAATAATGCCACTGACACCCGAGACGCTCCCACGACACGAACTCGTCGGCCTCGAAGTCGAGGTCGTCGCGGCGTCCAATCCGGACGCCGTCGGTATCAGCGGCAGCGTCGTCATGGAGACGACGAAGCTGTTGACTATCGAGGACGCGGGCGCAGACCGGGTGTGGCACGTGCCGAAGGACGCGGCGACGTTCCGGTTCACGCTCGACGACGACTCGCGAACGCGAGTCCGGGTCGAGGGCGACCGACTGATCGCCCGTCCCGCTCGCCGCACAGAGACTACAGGAGATTCACAATGGCGCTAGGACTGAACGTACAGGAACCGGAGGAGACCTGTACCGACCAGAACTGTCCGTTCCACGGAGAGCTCTCCGTCCGCGGACAGACACTGAACGGTACAGTAGCCTCCACTGACATGGAGAAGACCGTCGTCGTCGAACGTGAGTACGACGTGAAGGTGCCCAAGTACGACCGCTTCATGAAGCGGCGTAGCCGGATTCCGGCACACGCACCCGAGTGTCTCGACCTCGCGGAGGGCGAGACGGTCACGATCGCAGAGTGTCGACCACTCTCGAAGACAAAGAGCCACGTCGTCGTCGGCGTGGTCGCAGACGAACAGGACGGTGACGACTGATGGAAGCACTGAACGCTGACGTGACACAGGGCCTCGAAAAGGGGTCGCTCATCACGTGTGCCGACAACACGGGCGCACGCGAGCTCAAGGTCATCTCGGTCCACGGCTACTCCGGGACCAAGAACCGCCACCCCAAGGCCGGCCTGGGCGACAAGATCACGGTCTCGGTCACCAAGGGGACGCCGGAGATGCGTCGCCAGGTGCTCGAAGCCGTGGTCATCCGCCAGCGCAAGCCGATCCGCCGACCGGACGGCACGCGCGTGAAGTTCCAGGACAACGCGGCCGTCATCGTCGACGAGAACGAGGACCCCCGCGGGACCGAGCTCAAGGGCCCGATCGCGCGTGAGGTCGCCGAACGATTCGGCAGTGTCGCCTCAGCGGCGACGATGATCGTATAGAACCATGAGCGAGAAACCAGACAAACAGCGAACGAGTCAACGACGCGCGCCGCTGCACGAGCGGCACAAACAGGTGCGGGCCACGCTGTCGGCCGACCTCCGCGAGGAGTACGGCCAGCGCAACGTCCGCGTCAACGCCGGTGACACGGTGGAAGTGCTGCGCGGCGACGACGCCGGCGAGGAGGGCGAAGTGCTGGACGTGGACCTGGCCGACGCGGTCATCCACGTCGAGGATGTCACCCTCGAAAAGACCGACGGCGAGGAAGTGCCGCGCCCGCTCGACACCTCGAACGTCCGGGTCACCGATCTGGACCTCGAAGACGACAGGCGGCAGGCGCGTCTCGAATCGGAGGACGATACAGCATGAGTAACCACCAGAAGCGCCTCTCGGT from Haloarcula pelagica carries:
- a CDS encoding 50S ribosomal protein L22 gives rise to the protein MGISYSVDADPDTTAKAMLRERQMSHKHSKAIAREIKGKTAGEAVEYLEAVIEGDQPVPFKQHNSGVGHKSKVDGWDAGRFPQKASDAFLDLLENAVGNADHQGFDGESMRIMHVAAHKVGEQQGRKPRAMGRASAWNTPQVDVELVLEEVEE
- a CDS encoding 30S ribosomal protein S3, whose product is MADEQQFIEDGLQRTQIDEFFSEELGRAGYGGMDVAKTPMGTQIVLKAEKPGMVIGKGGKNIRKITTELEDRFNLDDPQIDVQEVEEPDLNARIVADRLANALERGWYFRKAGHTTIDRIMEAGALGAEIVLSGKVTGARSRVEKFNRGYVKHNGEPAEEIVDSGVGVAVMKLGTIGVRVKIIPPNAQLPDDFEIYEDVEVEDYVAETEGESVEELLEGEPEDADEAETTEVGHDEPDEAGDDAEEVVEEEIVEEDVDVPTDDDVEDIDVDELDAAVDEELDEETEAEAEELMDEMDEEADDE
- the rpmC gene encoding 50S ribosomal protein L29 is translated as MTVLHVTEIRDMTPAERESELDDLKTELLNSRAVQAAGGAPDNPGRIKELKKAIARIKTVQREEGDLQESE
- a CDS encoding ribonuclease P protein component 1 yields the protein MPLTPETLPRHELVGLEVEVVAASNPDAVGISGSVVMETTKLLTIEDAGADRVWHVPKDAATFRFTLDDDSRTRVRVEGDRLIARPARRTETTGDSQWR
- a CDS encoding 30S ribosomal protein S17; translation: MALGLNVQEPEETCTDQNCPFHGELSVRGQTLNGTVASTDMEKTVVVEREYDVKVPKYDRFMKRRSRIPAHAPECLDLAEGETVTIAECRPLSKTKSHVVVGVVADEQDGDD
- a CDS encoding 50S ribosomal protein L14, coding for MEALNADVTQGLEKGSLITCADNTGARELKVISVHGYSGTKNRHPKAGLGDKITVSVTKGTPEMRRQVLEAVVIRQRKPIRRPDGTRVKFQDNAAVIVDENEDPRGTELKGPIAREVAERFGSVASAATMIV
- the rplX gene encoding 50S ribosomal protein L24; translated protein: MSEKPDKQRTSQRRAPLHERHKQVRATLSADLREEYGQRNVRVNAGDTVEVLRGDDAGEEGEVLDVDLADAVIHVEDVTLEKTDGEEVPRPLDTSNVRVTDLDLEDDRRQARLESEDDTA